One stretch of Numenius arquata chromosome 8, bNumArq3.hap1.1, whole genome shotgun sequence DNA includes these proteins:
- the LHFPL4 gene encoding LHFPL tetraspan subfamily member 4 protein translates to MLPSQEASKLYHDNYVRNSRAIGVLWAIFTICFAIINVVVFIQPYWVGDSVNTPKPGYFGLFHYCVGSGLAGRELSCRGSFTDFSTIPSGAFQAAAFFVLLSMVLTLGCITCFALFFFCNTATVYKICAWMQLLAALCLVLGCMIFPDGWDAETIRDMCGEKTGKYSLGDCSVRWAYILAIIGILNALILSFLAFVLGNRQNDLLHEELKTESKDFVGTALGDPAARTGPNPYFYV, encoded by the exons ATGCTGCCCTCGCAGGAAGCCTCCAAGCTCTACCATGACAACTACGTGCGGAACTCGCGGGCCATCGGCGTGCTCTGGGCCATCTTCACCATCTGCTTCGCCATCATCAACGTGGTGGTCTTCATCCAGCCCTACTGGGTGGGCGACAGCGTCAACACGCCCAAGCCCGGTTACTTCGGGCTGTTCCACTACTGCGTGGGCAGCGGGCTGGCGGGCCGGGAGCTGTCGTGCCGCGGCTCCTTCACCGACTTCAGCACCATCCCCTCGGGCGCCTTCCAGGCGGCGGCCTTCTTCGTGCTGCTCTCCATGGTGCTGACGCTGGGCTGCATCACCTGCTTCGCCCTCTTCTTCTTCTGCAACACCGCCACCGTCTACAAGATCTGCGCCTGGATGCAGCTGCTGGCAG CGCTCTGCCTGGTGCTGGGCTGCATGATCTTTCCTGACGGCTGGGATGCAGAGACCATACGGGACATGTGCGGGGAGAAGACAGGGAAGTACTCCCTGGGCGACTGCTCCGTGCGCTGGGCTTACATCCTGGCCATCATCGGCATCCTCAACGCCCTCATCCTTTCCTTCCTGGCCTTCGTCCTCGGCAACCGGCAAAATGACCTGTTGCACGAGGAGCTCAAGACAGAGAGCAAAG ATTTTGTCGGCACTGCG CTGGGGGACCCAGCGGCCAGGACGGGGCCCAACCCCTACTTTTACGTGTAA